A genomic stretch from Arachis stenosperma cultivar V10309 chromosome 3, arast.V10309.gnm1.PFL2, whole genome shotgun sequence includes:
- the LOC130969417 gene encoding polygalacturonase inhibitor 2-like, translating into MASTSTISMFLLPVVLLIWVSPAVLSEKCSPHEKKILLQVKQEFGNPSMLSSWNASTDCCTSAWEGIECTTEKPYRVSQIELHGLDLPGPVDLPPSLFNLVDLDELLIFEMPNLKGQIPPQISNLKKLTVLYLFSTNVSGPIPESLAQIKTLTNINLAGNNLSGPLPHLLPSLPSIRVIFADENRISGPIPDSYGSFASKSLVTLTLSHNMLSGKIPAALKGLDAELLDLSWNKLEGDGSVLFGAEKKTEEITLAGNMLSFDIGKVEFGRNITRLNLKHNRIYGKLPEQLTQLKQLTRFNVSYNQLCGPIPQGGRLQGYYAIDASSFAHNKCLCGSPLPPCK; encoded by the coding sequence ATGGCGAGCACCAGTACCATCTCCATGTTCCTTCTTCCCGTAGTTCTATTGATATGGGTGTCTCCTGCAGTACTCTCAGAGAAGTGCAGCCCACACGAGAAAAAAATCCTCCTCCAAGTGAAGCAAGAATTCGGCAACCCATCCATGCTCTCTTCATGGAACGCTTCCACCGACTGCTGCACCAGCGCCTGGGAAGGCATCGAATGCACCACCGAGAAGCCTTACCGTGTTAGCCAAATAGAGCTACATGGGCTGGACCTCCCCGGCCCAGTTGACCTCCCTCCCTCTCTATTTAACCTCGTTGATCTTGATGAgctcttaatttttgaaatgcCCAACCTAAAAGGCCAAATTCCTCCCCAGATCTCAAACCTCAAAAAACTTACAGTCCTTTACTTATTCAGCACTAATGTCTCAGGCCCAATACCAGAATCTCTAGCCCAAATCAAGACCCTCACGAACATTAACCTCGCCGGCAACAATCTCTCCGGCCCACTCCCTCATCTCCTCCCCTCACTACCCAGCATCAGGGTGATCTTCGCCGACGAAAACCGCATCTCTGGCCCAATCCCTGATTCCTACGGTTCCTTCGCGTCCAAGAGCCTTGTGACGCTGACTCTCTCTCACAACATGCTTTCTGGGAAGATTCCGGCGGCGTTGAAGGGGCTGGACGCGGAGCTTCTGGATCTTTCTTGGAACAAGCTCGAGGGAGATGGTTCGGTGCTGTTTGGGGCGGAGAAAAAGACGGAAGAGATAACCCTTGCGGGAAACATGCTATCGTTCGATATCGGGAAAGTGGAGTTTGGTAGGAACATAACGAGGTTGAACCTGAAGCACAATCGCATTTACGGGAAGCTCCCCGAGCAACTGACGCAGCTGAAGCAGCTAACCAGGTTTAATGTTAGCTATAATCAATTGTGTGGACCTATTCCCCAAGGCGGAAGATTGCAGGGTTACTACGCCATTGATGCTTCTTCGTTTGCACATAACAAGTGTTTGTGTGGGTCCCCCCTTCCTCCATGCAAGTGA
- the LOC130967258 gene encoding protein FAR1-RELATED SEQUENCE 1-like: MRHCERAPRKRKAASRMSAEVEGDADERWQKMISLGFRCAPLDFRCRTNELTAGKVAANLESPRSRIYRNSPVEPCVGQEFESEAEAHVFYNAYATSVGFIVRVSKLSRSRIDNSTIGRIFVCNKEGYRMTDKRENVIRQRAETRVGCKAMIMVRKVKSVSWVVTCFVKEHTHPLAGPGGGRRDFIYEQYPGEWDRIRELNQQLTAEKKRSVTYKRHLEVEHIDVDEYNETLLKKIQHIVDNVKEMESKEEQSQLNFQSATL, encoded by the exons ATGCGGCATTGTGAACGAGCGCCAAGAAAGAGGAAGGCAGCATCGAGAATGAGTGCGGAAGTGGAAGGTGACGCGGATGAACGGTGGCAGAAGATGATTTCTCTGGGTTTTCGATGTGCGCCTCTGGATTTTCGATGTAGGACAAAC GAACTTACAGCAGGTAAAGTGGCTGCTAATCTTGAAAGCCCCAGGTCGAGAATTTACAGGAATTCACCTGTTGAACCTTGTGTGGGACAGGAGTTTGAGTCAGAAGCAGAGGCACATGTATTCTACAATGCATATGCCACGAGTGTTGGATTCATCGTACGTGTTAGTAAACTCTCGCGATCAAGGATCGATAATTCTACTATTGGGCGGATTTTTGTCTGCAACAAAGAGGGATACAGGATGACTGACAAGCGTGAAAATGTTATACGGCAAAGGGCTGAGACAAGGGTTGGTTGCAAGGCAATGATAATGGTAAGGAAAGTAAAATCCGTTAGCTGGGTTGTTACATGTTTTGTAAAGGAACACACACACCCTCTTGCTGGTCCAGGAGGTGGCAGAAGGGATTTCATCTACGAACAATATCCG GGCGAATGGGATAGAATTCGGGAATTAAATCAGCAGTTGACAGCAGAGAAAAAGAGGTCTGTCACCTACAAAAGACATCTTGAAGTCGAGCACATTGACGTCGACGAGTATAACGAGACCCTATTGAAGAAAATACAACACATAGTAGACAATGTAAAGGAGAtggaaagcaaagaagaacaaagtCAATTGAACTTTCAATCAGCCACCCTTTAA